In Devosia sp. XK-2, one DNA window encodes the following:
- a CDS encoding RlmE family RNA methyltransferase, translating into MANNKALGTGGRKSDKDLKIRVKTAKGRKVASTKWLERQLNDPYVARARAEGYRSRAAFKIKEMDEKQRFFKKGMRVVDLGAAPGGWSQVAAKAVGSTVENPLVVGIDYLDMDPIPGVILFKKDFTEDDAPALLIEALGDHKADVVMSDMAWPTTGHRATDHLRIVHLVEIAADFAIQVLAPGGSFVAKVFQGGTEHELLHMLKRHFSSTFHIKPPSSRKDSAEAYLVAKGFKGSTPADGEITPVE; encoded by the coding sequence ATGGCCAATAACAAGGCTCTGGGCACGGGCGGCCGGAAGTCCGACAAGGACCTTAAGATCCGGGTGAAGACCGCCAAGGGCCGCAAGGTCGCCTCGACCAAATGGCTCGAGCGCCAGCTCAACGATCCCTATGTGGCGCGCGCGCGCGCCGAAGGCTATCGCTCCCGCGCGGCCTTCAAGATCAAGGAAATGGACGAAAAGCAGCGCTTTTTCAAAAAGGGCATGCGCGTCGTCGATCTGGGCGCGGCGCCGGGCGGCTGGTCGCAGGTAGCGGCCAAGGCCGTCGGCTCGACCGTCGAAAATCCGCTGGTGGTCGGCATCGACTATCTCGATATGGACCCTATTCCCGGCGTTATCCTCTTCAAGAAGGATTTCACCGAGGACGATGCGCCGGCCTTGCTGATCGAGGCCCTGGGCGACCACAAGGCCGATGTGGTCATGAGCGACATGGCCTGGCCCACGACCGGCCACCGCGCCACCGATCACCTGCGTATCGTGCATCTCGTAGAGATCGCCGCCGATTTCGCCATCCAGGTACTGGCGCCGGGCGGATCCTTCGTCGCCAAAGTGTTTCAAGGCGGCACCGAGCATGAGCTGTTGCACATGCTCAAACGCCACTTCTCCTCGACCTTCCATATCAAGCCGCCCTCGAGCCGCAAGGACTCGGCGGAGGCGTACCTCGTTGCGAAGGGGTTTAAGGGCTCGACACCGGCCGACGGCGAAATCACTCCGGTGGAGTGA
- a CDS encoding glutathione S-transferase family protein has translation MEPILVYGHPAGSSMGLVAALEWLGQPYRLCRVDMLGEMREPTYARINGRHETPALITPDGRPVSETMAIAQWLAAQDTEHRVSFTPGSPEANRMWQMLGFINTGFTGSFSPLWIALEMEEPDPGTISVLHKIGKEGVIGRHDKLEALVGDGPYLVGERPSLADGVLIGVARWLDFHGVAAPERWPRLAAIRRRLEADPAVVFATAIENGDTPRGSGACLGHVGLADVIARYGRDAA, from the coding sequence ATGGCTCGGGCAACCCTATCGCCTGTGCCGCGTGGACATGCTGGGCGAAATGCGTGAGCCCACCTATGCCCGCATCAATGGCCGGCATGAAACCCCTGCCCTGATCACGCCAGACGGCAGGCCCGTCAGCGAGACCATGGCCATCGCCCAATGGCTCGCTGCGCAGGATACCGAGCACCGGGTCAGCTTCACTCCCGGTTCGCCCGAAGCGAACCGCATGTGGCAGATGCTCGGCTTCATCAATACCGGCTTTACCGGATCCTTCAGCCCGCTCTGGATAGCGCTGGAGATGGAAGAGCCCGATCCGGGCACAATCTCGGTGCTGCACAAGATCGGCAAGGAGGGGGTGATCGGCCGCCATGACAAGCTCGAAGCCCTTGTCGGCGACGGGCCTTATCTGGTGGGCGAGCGGCCGAGCCTGGCCGATGGCGTATTGATCGGGGTGGCGCGCTGGCTCGATTTCCATGGTGTCGCCGCGCCGGAGCGCTGGCCGCGTCTTGCTGCCATAAGGCGGCGGCTGGAGGCCGACCCCGCCGTCGTCTTCGCCACCGCCATCGAGAACGGCGACACACCCCGCGGCTCGGGCGCCTGTCTCGGTCATGTCGGGCTGGCGGATGTCATCGCGCGCTATGGCCGCGACGCGGCCTGA